The following proteins come from a genomic window of Methanocella conradii HZ254:
- a CDS encoding tetratricopeptide repeat protein: MSGIKSFFDTIMGSSRYKGEMAAQRAVNPRASVAYSVDARSSRDSIQDIKSMLDEAITEYSEAVRQKPDYAEAHYNLGVALDDKGLLDDAIREFREAVRLNPDFSEAHYNLGVALDDKGLLDDAIKEYRESLRLNPDYARAHYSLGIALGKRDQLDEAIHEFKEALRLQPDNPEVHYNMGVVLARKGLIDDAIKAFRDAIALKPDDAEAHYNLGVSLDYKGLIDEAISEFRETVWLKPDDAEAHYNLGLALSKKGMFDQAIREYREAVRLKPDYAKAHNNLGIVLDYKGMVDEAIKEYRAAVNLKPDDAEAHYNLGVALTSKNELDEAIHEFKEAVKLKPNYPEAHFKLGYALCRKGLLDDAIRELREAIWLRPGFAEAHYNLGVVFGKKNMMDDAIRELKDAIRLRPDYAEAHYNLGLAYDYKGQIDDAIKEYKEALRIRPDYVKARNNLGVALDEKGFLDDTIREFREVVWLKPDDAEAHYNLGLALSKKGSLDQAIREFREAYRLKPDFAEAFYNLAVVFGKKGLLDDAIREYREAIRLRPDYAEAHYNLAIAYSKKNMVDDAIKEFREAVHLRPDDANAHYNLGLALNKKGLLDNAIREYVEVVRLRPDDAKAHNNLALALYDKGMLDEAVKEFREAIRIKPEYAEAHYNLGVALDRKGLIDEAIGEYLIAIEMKPEEPNAHYSLGMALYKKGLLDDAIKEFKEVIWLKPDDFSARFQLGLAFNEKNMLDDAIRELREAASMEPGDPAIHYNLGLVLGRKGLLDDAIGEFKAALKLKPDDVNAHYYLGLAYNYKGMYDDAATELGEALRLKPDDANTHYNLGVVMANMGRFDDAIREYREALRIKPDYAKAHNNLGIVLDYKGQVDEAIAEYLEAVRLKPDDANAHYNLGLAYDNKGMLDEAIRELKEALRLKPDDANAHYNLGVILGKKGLLKEAIDEYNIAVSLRPDYAEAYYNLGFALDMAQMGAKAVEAYRKFIDCAPPQYASYVDHARQRVREMGNA, translated from the coding sequence ATGAGCGGTATAAAAAGCTTCTTCGATACCATAATGGGCAGTTCCAGGTATAAGGGCGAAATGGCCGCGCAGAGGGCGGTCAACCCTCGGGCTAGCGTTGCATATAGCGTAGACGCTCGTTCCAGCCGCGACTCCATCCAGGATATCAAAAGCATGCTCGATGAGGCTATAACGGAATATTCGGAGGCGGTCAGGCAGAAGCCCGACTATGCGGAAGCCCATTATAACCTTGGCGTGGCGCTGGATGATAAAGGCCTGCTGGACGATGCGATAAGGGAGTTCCGCGAGGCCGTCCGTCTAAACCCTGATTTTTCAGAAGCCCACTATAACCTGGGGGTTGCATTAGATGATAAAGGGCTATTAGATGATGCCATTAAGGAGTATCGTGAGTCTTTGCGCCTGAACCCCGACTATGCAAGGGCACATTATAGCCTCGGCATCGCCCTTGGAAAAAGAGACCAGCTTGACGAGGCCATCCACGAGTTCAAGGAAGCGTTGAGGCTACAGCCTGACAACCCTGAAGTCCATTATAACATGGGCGTGGTGCTGGCCAGGAAAGGCCTCATTGATGATGCCATAAAGGCGTTCAGGGACGCCATAGCGCTAAAGCCTGACGACGCGGAAGCCCACTATAATCTTGGAGTGTCGCTGGACTACAAAGGCCTGATAGACGAGGCGATATCCGAGTTCAGGGAGACGGTATGGCTCAAGCCGGATGACGCTGAAGCCCATTATAACCTTGGCCTGGCGCTGAGCAAAAAGGGGATGTTCGACCAGGCAATACGGGAATATAGGGAGGCGGTAAGGCTTAAGCCGGATTACGCTAAGGCCCATAATAACCTGGGCATCGTGTTAGATTATAAGGGCATGGTCGACGAGGCCATAAAAGAATACCGGGCCGCTGTCAACTTGAAGCCCGATGACGCTGAAGCCCATTACAACCTTGGCGTGGCCCTTACCTCTAAAAATGAGCTTGACGAGGCCATCCACGAGTTCAAGGAGGCCGTTAAGCTTAAGCCGAACTATCCTGAGGCGCATTTCAAGCTTGGCTACGCGCTATGCAGGAAAGGGCTGCTGGATGACGCCATCAGGGAGCTCAGGGAGGCCATCTGGCTCAGGCCAGGCTTCGCCGAAGCCCACTATAACCTTGGGGTCGTTTTTGGCAAGAAAAACATGATGGATGACGCCATCCGCGAGCTGAAGGATGCCATAAGGCTCAGGCCGGATTACGCGGAGGCCCATTATAACCTCGGCCTCGCCTACGACTATAAGGGTCAAATCGATGACGCGATAAAGGAATATAAGGAGGCCCTGAGGATCAGGCCTGACTACGTCAAGGCGAGGAATAACCTTGGCGTGGCACTGGACGAGAAAGGCTTTTTGGATGATACCATCCGGGAGTTCAGGGAAGTCGTATGGCTCAAGCCGGATGACGCCGAGGCGCACTATAACCTGGGCTTAGCCCTGAGTAAAAAGGGCTCGCTGGATCAGGCTATAAGGGAATTCAGGGAGGCTTACAGGCTTAAGCCTGACTTTGCCGAGGCATTCTATAATCTTGCAGTTGTTTTTGGCAAGAAAGGGCTGCTGGATGACGCCATACGCGAGTACAGGGAGGCGATAAGGCTCAGGCCCGATTACGCAGAGGCGCACTACAACCTGGCGATTGCCTATAGCAAGAAGAACATGGTAGACGATGCGATCAAGGAGTTCAGGGAAGCCGTCCACCTCAGGCCTGACGACGCGAACGCCCACTATAACCTCGGGCTCGCGCTAAACAAGAAAGGATTGCTGGATAACGCCATACGCGAGTACGTCGAGGTGGTGCGCCTCAGGCCAGACGACGCCAAAGCGCATAATAACCTGGCGCTGGCATTATATGACAAGGGCATGCTAGATGAGGCTGTGAAAGAGTTTCGCGAGGCCATCAGAATAAAGCCGGAATACGCAGAGGCGCACTACAACCTTGGCGTCGCCCTGGATCGCAAGGGCCTGATAGACGAGGCGATCGGCGAATACTTAATCGCCATCGAGATGAAGCCGGAAGAGCCGAATGCCCATTATAGCCTTGGCATGGCGCTATACAAGAAGGGGCTGCTCGATGACGCAATAAAAGAGTTCAAGGAGGTAATATGGCTAAAGCCCGATGACTTTAGCGCTCGCTTTCAGCTTGGCCTCGCCTTCAACGAGAAAAACATGCTGGACGACGCCATCAGAGAGCTTAGAGAGGCGGCCAGCATGGAGCCTGGCGACCCTGCCATCCACTATAATTTAGGCCTCGTGCTTGGCAGGAAGGGGCTGCTTGACGATGCGATAGGGGAATTTAAGGCGGCGCTGAAGCTGAAGCCTGACGACGTGAACGCCCACTATTACCTGGGCCTCGCGTATAATTATAAAGGCATGTACGATGATGCGGCGACTGAACTGGGGGAGGCGCTGCGCCTGAAGCCAGACGATGCGAACACCCACTATAACCTCGGCGTGGTCATGGCAAACATGGGCCGTTTCGACGACGCTATCAGAGAATATAGGGAGGCGCTGCGCATCAAGCCTGATTATGCTAAAGCCCATAATAACCTGGGCATCGTACTCGACTATAAGGGGCAGGTCGATGAAGCCATCGCTGAATACTTAGAGGCTGTACGCTTGAAGCCTGACGATGCAAATGCCCATTATAACCTTGGACTGGCTTATGACAATAAAGGCATGCTTGACGAGGCCATCCGAGAGCTTAAGGAGGCATTAAGGCTGAAGCCGGACGACGCTAACGCCCACTATAACCTGGGCGTCATACTCGGCAAGAAGGGCCTTCTTAAGGAGGCCATAGATGAATATAACATTGCAGTAAGCCTAAGGCCTGACTATGCTGAGGCGTACTATAACCTTGGTTTTGCGCTGGATATGGCGCAAATGGGCGCGAAGGCGGTAGAGGCGTACAGAAAATTCATAGACTGCGCCCCGCCGCAGTATGCCAGCTATGTGGACCATGCGCGCCAGCGGGTAAGGGAGATGGGAAATGCGTAA
- a CDS encoding valine--tRNA ligase — MTEFPKKYDPKEIEPRIQKFWEEEKIFKFDPTSERPTYSIDTPPPTLSGYIHMGHVMSYSQAEFVARYQRMKGKNVFYPMGFDDNGLPTERFVEKKYKVNIKEIGREEFIKLCLKETEIGGANYRNVWTRLGISVDWSLLYSTINKRCQRISQRSFIDIYKKGRIERRNEPAIWCPLCETSLAQADVEDSEPRKSFLNTIKFKGEDGADLLIATSRPELLSSCVALLVNPGDERYKHLVGKTAITPLFNEKVPILADIKVDPEFGTGMVMVCTFGDKTDIDWWRQFGLPLKLSINANGTMNDNAQKYKGMTITECRKQIIEDLKEAGLLVEQKPIEHVMNVHERCGTPVEYYVTQQWFIKILDLKDELLAQGAKLKWYPERMKVRYDTWINGLKWDWCISRQRYFGVPFPLWYCKKCGAVALADESQLPVDPMATKPLRPCEKCGSTEFEPERDVMDTWATSSVTPLINSNWGEPNSIIDKIYPMSLRPQAHEIIRTWLFYTVIKSYLHTNSLPWTTVMISGHGLDPHGKAMHKSKGNIVEPLPIVDKYSADALRWWAASAKLGDDLPFKEKEVVYGQKFINKLFNASRFVSIHIKGYKPEEPELELIDRWLLTKLNDVIKESTENFERYEYSKAKALTEQFFWGDFCDNYLEIVKDRLYRKAENGESGRAAMYTVYMALLNSLKLLAPFIPHITEDVYQRLFRDNEGDISLHVSRWPEPNYHWTDIEALRLGNMAVAMLSSLRQYKNSQNMAQNASLSRVIIMSDGLDADIRRFDQVLKDAMKISQISYGTVERPDAVLVIGGTEIKMQIEK; from the coding sequence ATGACTGAGTTCCCCAAAAAATATGACCCAAAGGAGATTGAGCCCAGGATACAAAAGTTCTGGGAAGAGGAGAAGATCTTTAAGTTTGACCCTACCAGCGAGAGGCCTACCTATTCTATAGATACGCCTCCTCCTACGCTGTCAGGCTATATCCACATGGGACATGTCATGTCGTACTCGCAGGCGGAGTTCGTGGCCCGATACCAGCGCATGAAAGGAAAGAACGTCTTCTACCCTATGGGCTTTGACGATAATGGCCTTCCCACCGAGCGCTTTGTCGAGAAGAAGTATAAGGTTAACATAAAGGAGATAGGCCGCGAGGAGTTCATCAAGCTTTGCCTCAAGGAGACCGAGATAGGAGGCGCAAACTACCGGAACGTCTGGACGAGGCTGGGCATATCGGTGGACTGGAGCCTGCTGTATTCTACTATTAATAAGCGCTGCCAGCGTATCTCCCAGCGGTCTTTCATAGACATCTACAAAAAAGGCAGGATAGAGAGGCGCAACGAGCCGGCCATATGGTGCCCCCTTTGTGAGACCTCGCTTGCCCAGGCGGACGTGGAGGACTCCGAGCCCCGGAAATCGTTCCTTAATACGATTAAGTTTAAGGGGGAGGATGGCGCTGACCTTTTGATTGCAACCTCAAGGCCCGAGCTTTTATCGTCGTGCGTGGCGCTGCTGGTAAACCCCGGGGACGAGCGCTATAAGCACCTCGTCGGTAAGACGGCTATAACTCCGCTTTTTAACGAAAAGGTGCCCATACTGGCAGACATAAAGGTAGACCCGGAGTTCGGCACTGGCATGGTCATGGTGTGCACGTTCGGGGACAAGACGGATATAGACTGGTGGAGGCAGTTCGGCCTGCCGCTAAAGCTTTCCATCAACGCTAACGGCACTATGAACGATAACGCACAAAAATATAAGGGCATGACCATCACGGAGTGCAGGAAGCAAATCATCGAGGACTTAAAGGAGGCCGGGCTGCTCGTGGAGCAGAAGCCCATCGAGCACGTCATGAACGTGCACGAGCGCTGCGGGACGCCGGTGGAATACTACGTAACGCAGCAATGGTTCATCAAGATACTCGACCTCAAGGATGAGCTGCTTGCGCAGGGCGCGAAGCTTAAATGGTACCCTGAGCGTATGAAAGTCAGATACGATACATGGATAAACGGCCTCAAGTGGGATTGGTGTATATCAAGGCAGCGCTACTTTGGCGTTCCGTTCCCGTTGTGGTATTGCAAGAAGTGTGGCGCCGTGGCATTAGCGGATGAGAGCCAGCTTCCGGTAGACCCCATGGCCACAAAGCCTCTACGCCCGTGCGAAAAGTGTGGCTCTACGGAGTTTGAGCCAGAAAGGGACGTAATGGATACGTGGGCGACCTCCTCAGTCACTCCACTCATCAACTCGAACTGGGGCGAGCCCAACTCTATCATCGATAAAATATACCCGATGAGCCTGAGGCCGCAGGCCCACGAGATCATCAGGACGTGGCTCTTCTATACAGTGATAAAGAGCTACCTGCATACCAACAGCCTGCCCTGGACTACAGTCATGATATCCGGCCACGGCCTGGACCCGCATGGCAAGGCGATGCACAAGTCCAAGGGCAACATAGTTGAGCCGCTGCCCATAGTGGACAAGTACAGCGCCGACGCCCTGAGGTGGTGGGCCGCATCGGCAAAGCTGGGCGACGACCTCCCATTCAAGGAAAAAGAAGTCGTGTATGGCCAAAAGTTCATAAATAAGCTCTTCAACGCCTCCAGGTTCGTATCCATCCACATCAAGGGATATAAGCCAGAGGAGCCAGAGCTGGAGCTTATAGACAGGTGGCTGCTCACGAAGCTTAACGATGTCATAAAAGAGAGCACCGAGAACTTCGAGCGCTACGAGTACAGCAAGGCGAAGGCGCTGACCGAGCAGTTCTTCTGGGGAGACTTCTGCGATAACTATCTTGAGATAGTCAAGGACCGGCTATACAGGAAGGCAGAGAATGGGGAGAGCGGCAGGGCTGCCATGTATACGGTTTACATGGCATTGCTGAACTCTCTGAAGCTTTTAGCCCCTTTCATACCTCATATCACCGAGGATGTCTATCAGCGCCTGTTCAGGGATAATGAGGGCGACATCAGCCTGCACGTCTCGAGATGGCCCGAGCCGAACTATCACTGGACCGACATTGAGGCGTTGAGGCTGGGCAACATGGCCGTAGCAATGCTCTCAAGCCTGAGGCAATACAAGAACTCCCAGAACATGGCTCAGAACGCGTCCCTATCCAGGGTAATCATCATGAGCGACGGCCTGGACGCCGATATCAGGCGCTTCGACCAGGTTTTGAAGGATGCCATGAAAATATCGCAGATCTCTTATGGCACGGTAGAGCGCCCGGATGCTGTGCTGGTGATAGGCGGCACGGAGATAAAGATGCAAATAGAAAAATAA
- a CDS encoding DUF6789 family protein — protein MASKDIGNGAIAGIITGVIMGVLSILMALIGLASLLAFVDVRSVFGGMLPAVGFAAASLTAMITLLLFMAIIGLILGAIFGAIIESIPTGNSVTKGIVFLLAIWVVFGLLIPIILKAGGTLPTSLTTTGIVTALVAAIIWGGLLGVVFDWVSKKAGVPSMTKA, from the coding sequence ATGGCGAGTAAAGATATTGGCAATGGCGCGATAGCAGGCATTATAACTGGAGTCATTATGGGCGTATTATCCATATTGATGGCCCTGATTGGGCTGGCATCTCTCCTGGCATTCGTGGACGTGCGGTCCGTTTTTGGTGGCATGCTGCCAGCCGTAGGCTTTGCTGCGGCTTCGCTAACGGCGATGATCACGCTCTTGCTCTTTATGGCGATCATCGGGCTAATCCTGGGCGCCATCTTTGGAGCCATCATCGAGAGCATTCCGACGGGGAATAGTGTGACAAAGGGGATAGTATTCCTGCTTGCAATCTGGGTGGTCTTCGGGTTGCTGATACCTATAATATTAAAGGCAGGAGGGACGCTGCCGACGTCGTTGACCACGACGGGGATAGTCACGGCACTCGTGGCAGCTATCATCTGGGGAGGCCTGCTGGGAGTGGTATTTGACTGGGTATCCAAAAAGGCGGGCGTGCCGTCCATGACAAAAGCATAA
- the priS gene encoding DNA primase catalytic subunit PriS gives MNDQTRLFLKRRFMEYYSGHPVMGPPGLAQREWGFLFYDDVPDKSRPVQMHRHKSFNSIGELNDYLRSTGPQHAYHSAAYYQYPQAPTMLEKKWLGADLVFDLDADHLPNPPKSYSGMLEMVKREIIRLIDEFLMDDLGFSEKDMDIVFSGGRGYHVHVRDERVKALKSPERREIVDYILGTGLNSDRIFTRATKIVEGFKGQKTTGVWQINGFDDNRQGYGWSLRVARYISDKLADIGRLEDKEAKKVLKKYQLDSKQAGDLLAISRSPAELNKIKEGRLEIKGNLKGFFKNMLDGTITEFKVDVAGKTDEPVTADIKRLIRLPGSIHGGTSFRVVPLTRKQLETFNPLEDAIIFGDEPVRVLVLRPQEVEVKGNIWRVSEGVGRLPESVAMFLMCRGYAEYEP, from the coding sequence ATGAATGACCAGACGAGGCTCTTCCTTAAGAGGCGCTTCATGGAGTACTATTCAGGGCATCCTGTAATGGGGCCTCCCGGGCTTGCGCAGAGGGAGTGGGGCTTCCTCTTTTATGATGACGTGCCCGATAAGTCGAGGCCGGTGCAGATGCATCGCCATAAGTCGTTCAATAGCATTGGTGAATTGAATGATTATCTGAGGAGTACGGGGCCGCAGCACGCTTACCACTCGGCCGCCTATTACCAGTACCCGCAGGCGCCTACCATGCTTGAGAAGAAATGGCTGGGAGCAGACCTGGTTTTCGACCTTGACGCCGATCACCTGCCGAACCCGCCCAAGTCTTACTCGGGCATGCTGGAGATGGTCAAGCGCGAGATCATAAGGCTAATTGACGAATTCTTAATGGATGATTTGGGATTTAGCGAGAAAGACATGGATATCGTTTTTTCCGGGGGCCGGGGCTACCACGTCCATGTAAGGGATGAGCGGGTAAAGGCTCTAAAAAGCCCTGAGCGCAGGGAGATTGTAGACTATATTTTGGGGACAGGGCTCAATAGCGACCGCATATTTACCAGGGCTACGAAAATAGTGGAGGGCTTTAAGGGCCAGAAGACTACTGGCGTCTGGCAAATAAATGGATTCGACGATAATCGGCAGGGCTATGGATGGAGCTTGAGGGTGGCGAGGTACATCTCGGACAAGCTGGCCGATATAGGCCGCCTCGAGGATAAGGAGGCAAAAAAGGTACTAAAAAAATATCAGCTGGATAGCAAGCAGGCGGGAGACCTTCTGGCTATATCGCGAAGCCCGGCAGAGCTCAATAAAATAAAGGAGGGGCGGCTCGAGATAAAAGGGAATCTAAAAGGCTTTTTTAAGAACATGCTGGACGGGACTATAACTGAGTTTAAGGTTGACGTGGCCGGGAAGACCGACGAGCCAGTAACCGCCGACATAAAAAGGCTTATCCGCCTGCCAGGCTCCATCCATGGAGGCACGTCGTTCCGCGTAGTGCCGCTCACCAGGAAACAACTCGAAACATTTAATCCCCTTGAGGATGCCATTATATTTGGTGACGAGCCGGTAAGGGTGCTAGTCCTCAGGCCCCAGGAAGTAGAGGTCAAAGGGAATATATGGCGGGTCAGCGAGGGCGTGGGGCGCCTGCCGGAAAGCGTCGCGATGTTCCTGATGTGCCGCGGGTATGCCGAATATGAGCCTTGA
- a CDS encoding DNA replication complex subunit Gins51, producing MSLEDLQLILTKEREIDELQELGDSFYENAALYIKKLEEARSEATNYREADMISDELKNARMVLEGIFDRRRSKIIDAAINAASGIKIDVKGLTSKEKTMYETIVAALERGRNEILIPILEPTPLQNPAKNILGETTTKEKPIENSLTYDNHVDEDLMMVKVLKDVPRFVGVDGRHYHLSSEDIVVLPKANALVLCKKNVAIPLQNPQG from the coding sequence ATGAGCCTTGAAGATCTGCAACTCATACTGACGAAAGAGCGAGAGATAGACGAGCTGCAAGAGCTTGGCGACTCTTTCTACGAGAATGCGGCCCTGTACATTAAAAAGCTCGAAGAGGCGAGGAGCGAGGCCACGAATTACCGCGAGGCGGACATGATAAGCGACGAGCTAAAGAACGCCCGCATGGTGCTGGAAGGAATATTCGACAGGAGGCGCAGCAAGATAATCGACGCGGCAATAAACGCCGCCTCCGGCATAAAAATAGACGTAAAAGGGCTAACGTCGAAAGAAAAAACGATGTACGAGACAATCGTGGCCGCACTGGAGCGGGGCCGCAACGAAATCCTCATCCCGATCCTCGAGCCTACGCCCCTCCAAAATCCTGCAAAAAATATATTAGGGGAGACGACCACTAAGGAAAAGCCCATCGAAAATTCTTTAACCTATGATAATCATGTAGATGAAGACCTTATGATGGTTAAAGTGCTAAAAGACGTCCCCCGCTTCGTGGGAGTCGATGGGAGGCACTACCACTTATCCAGCGAGGACATAGTAGTCCTTCCAAAGGCGAACGCGCTGGTACTGTGCAAGAAAAACGTTGCCATACCCTTGCAAAACCCGCAGGGCTAA
- a CDS encoding 50S ribosomal protein L44e yields the protein MKMPKKYMTYCPYCKTHTEHEVEKVKKGRASSLTRIERQKARSFGIGNRGKFSKVPGGDKPTKRLHIRLRCLKCKKAIVKPGIRIQKFELVEE from the coding sequence ATGAAGATGCCGAAAAAGTACATGACGTACTGTCCATATTGTAAGACTCATACTGAGCACGAGGTGGAGAAGGTCAAGAAAGGAAGGGCCTCCTCCCTGACGAGGATCGAGCGCCAGAAGGCAAGGTCCTTTGGCATCGGCAATAGAGGAAAATTCTCGAAGGTGCCCGGCGGCGATAAGCCCACCAAGAGGCTCCACATAAGGCTTAGGTGCCTCAAGTGTAAGAAGGCAATAGTCAAGCCCGGGATAAGGATACAGAAGTTCGAGCTTGTAGAAGAGTAA
- a CDS encoding 30S ribosomal protein S27e, whose amino-acid sequence MDVTRSKFLKVKCNDCQNEQIIFGNATTRVDCTVCGRTLAEPSGGKAIIKTQILEVLD is encoded by the coding sequence ATGGATGTGACGAGGAGCAAGTTCCTTAAGGTAAAGTGCAACGACTGCCAGAACGAGCAGATCATCTTCGGCAACGCCACGACCCGCGTGGACTGCACGGTGTGCGGCAGGACGCTGGCCGAGCCCAGCGGGGGCAAGGCAATAATAAAAACCCAAATCCTGGAAGTACTCGACTGA
- a CDS encoding translation initiation factor IF-2 subunit alpha, translated as MTKGWPNPGELVVCTVTKVVDFGAFVQLDEYDNKEGLIHISEVASGWVKYIRDHVREGQKIVCKVLDVNPKRGHIDLSFKDVNEHQRRETIQLWKNDQKASKWLQFVAAEAKIPPESLEEIKDKIRDEYGNLYAAFEDAAQGNMKSINKLGLAPNVVEALVKVAKDNVKIPSVDISGYVDIICPTPNGIDVIKKALKAAGSVEGGDGVTVEITYVGAPRYRIRVVAPDYKKAENILKQAAMQAIEQVKKHGGEGEFHRHMEEAKSFQ; from the coding sequence ATGACGAAAGGATGGCCAAATCCAGGGGAACTCGTCGTCTGCACCGTCACAAAGGTTGTAGACTTCGGCGCGTTCGTCCAGCTTGACGAATATGATAACAAGGAGGGCTTGATTCACATCTCCGAGGTGGCATCGGGGTGGGTCAAGTATATCCGGGACCACGTCCGGGAAGGGCAGAAGATAGTCTGTAAAGTGCTGGACGTCAACCCGAAGAGGGGCCACATTGACCTTTCGTTCAAGGACGTTAACGAGCATCAGCGCCGCGAAACGATCCAGCTCTGGAAGAATGACCAGAAAGCGTCCAAGTGGCTCCAGTTCGTGGCGGCTGAAGCCAAAATACCGCCAGAAAGTTTAGAAGAGATAAAGGATAAGATACGGGACGAGTATGGCAACCTTTACGCCGCTTTTGAGGACGCCGCCCAGGGCAACATGAAATCCATAAACAAGCTCGGCCTCGCCCCTAACGTGGTCGAAGCTCTAGTAAAGGTCGCAAAGGATAACGTCAAGATCCCATCCGTGGACATTTCGGGCTACGTGGACATAATATGCCCGACGCCAAACGGGATTGACGTCATCAAGAAGGCCCTTAAGGCGGCCGGGTCGGTAGAGGGCGGAGACGGGGTCACCGTGGAGATAACATACGTTGGAGCGCCGCGTTACCGTATAAGGGTGGTGGCTCCGGACTACAAGAAAGCGGAGAACATCCTTAAGCAGGCTGCCATGCAGGCGATAGAGCAGGTCAAGAAACACGGCGGTGAAGGCGAGTTTCACCGGCACATGGAAGAGGCCAAGTCGTTCCAATGA
- a CDS encoding RNA-protein complex protein Nop10: MKKCPECGTYTFSESCPKCGGKTINPVPARYSPLDAYGKYRRLAKK; this comes from the coding sequence ATGAAAAAGTGCCCTGAATGCGGTACATACACTTTTAGCGAGAGTTGCCCTAAATGTGGGGGGAAGACTATAAATCCCGTCCCGGCGAGATATTCACCATTGGATGCCTATGGAAAGTATAGGCGTCTTGCCAAGAAGTGA
- a CDS encoding proteasome assembly chaperone family protein produces MNETTVVEYGEIALNEPVMIVGLPGIGLIGKLVAEHLIGELKAEKVMEIFSPSFPPQVNVNPDGTIKLVSNEVYAWKGDGKTPDLIILVGDYQSVTNEGHYELAGIYLDIAEKFKVKRIYTLGGYGTGKLIDVPHVLYAVNKPDIVEEVKSYGAVFNEGELSGGIIGASGLILGLGELRGIEAVCFMGETSGYLVDPKSAQAVLSVLCKALNLSVDTKELEARAQEIEKIITKIRELEQQQQPSPKEFTAEEKYIV; encoded by the coding sequence ATGAACGAGACAACCGTCGTCGAATACGGCGAAATAGCCTTAAATGAGCCCGTCATGATAGTGGGGCTGCCCGGCATAGGGCTGATAGGCAAGCTCGTCGCTGAGCACCTCATCGGTGAGCTTAAGGCTGAGAAGGTTATGGAGATATTCTCCCCGAGCTTCCCTCCCCAGGTAAACGTGAACCCAGATGGCACGATAAAGCTGGTCAGCAATGAGGTTTATGCGTGGAAGGGCGATGGTAAGACGCCTGACCTGATCATCCTCGTGGGCGACTACCAGAGCGTAACCAACGAGGGCCACTACGAGCTGGCGGGAATATACCTCGATATTGCCGAGAAGTTCAAGGTTAAGCGCATCTACACTCTGGGTGGCTATGGCACTGGCAAGCTAATCGATGTGCCCCATGTGCTCTACGCTGTCAATAAGCCCGATATCGTGGAGGAGGTTAAGTCCTATGGCGCCGTTTTCAACGAGGGCGAGCTCTCTGGTGGCATCATAGGCGCTTCGGGCCTTATTCTTGGCCTTGGCGAGCTCAGGGGCATCGAGGCGGTGTGTTTCATGGGCGAAACCTCTGGCTACCTGGTCGACCCCAAGAGCGCACAGGCGGTGCTGAGCGTGCTCTGTAAGGCTTTGAACCTGTCCGTTGACACGAAAGAGCTGGAGGCCCGTGCTCAGGAAATAGAGAAGATCATCACTAAGATCAGGGAGCTTGAGCAGCAGCAACAGCCCAGCCCGAAAGAGTTTACGGCTGAAGAGAAATACATAGTATAG